In Paraburkholderia caribensis, a single window of DNA contains:
- a CDS encoding LysR family transcriptional regulator, translating to MDRFKQIETFVTVAARGSLSAAAQSEGVAPAIIGRRIDALEERLGVKLLVRTTRRITLTYEGSAFLEDCQRIIHDMQNAEASVSAGGVKASGHLRVSAPAGFGRRHVAPLVPAFTVAHPDVSISLDLSDRMVDLVNEGFDCAIRLGELPDSSLVSLRLGENKRVCVASPTYLAHRAAPQTLADLAHHNCLALGASANQQRGWVFQQGDKVVTIKVSGTMECSDGAVLHEWCLEGYGLAWRSWWEVGMDIAAGRLVSVLDEFAAPPIGIHAVFPQRRHLPLRVRLFLDFLKHTYGNPAYWG from the coding sequence GTGGACCGATTCAAACAGATCGAGACCTTCGTGACCGTCGCGGCGCGTGGCAGCCTGTCGGCGGCGGCCCAGTCCGAAGGCGTCGCACCTGCCATCATTGGGCGTCGCATCGACGCGCTCGAGGAGCGGCTGGGCGTCAAGTTGCTGGTGCGCACCACGCGCCGTATCACGCTGACCTACGAAGGCTCGGCGTTTCTCGAAGACTGTCAGCGCATCATTCACGACATGCAGAATGCCGAGGCGAGCGTGTCGGCGGGCGGCGTGAAGGCGAGCGGCCATCTGCGCGTGTCGGCACCGGCAGGATTTGGGCGGCGGCATGTCGCGCCGCTCGTGCCCGCGTTCACCGTCGCGCATCCCGACGTGTCGATTTCTCTCGATCTGTCCGATCGCATGGTCGATCTCGTTAACGAAGGATTCGACTGCGCGATACGGCTCGGCGAATTGCCTGACTCGTCGCTTGTCTCGTTGAGACTCGGTGAGAACAAGCGCGTATGCGTGGCATCGCCGACTTACCTTGCGCACCGCGCGGCGCCGCAGACGCTCGCCGATCTCGCGCATCACAACTGTCTCGCGCTCGGCGCAAGCGCGAACCAGCAGCGCGGCTGGGTGTTCCAGCAGGGGGACAAGGTCGTCACGATCAAGGTGTCGGGCACGATGGAATGCTCGGACGGCGCGGTGCTTCACGAATGGTGTCTGGAAGGCTATGGGCTCGCGTGGCGCTCGTGGTGGGAAGTCGGCATGGACATCGCGGCGGGGCGCCTCGTCAGCGTGCTCGACGAATTCGCCGCGCCGCCCATCGGCATTCACGCGGTGTTCCCGCAACGGCGGCATCTGCCGCTGCGCGTGCGTCTTTTTCTCGATTTCCTCAAGCATACGTACGGCAATCCCGCGTATTGGGGCTGA
- a CDS encoding universal stress protein: MFKHILVPTDGSDLSKKAIDGAIDLAQAVGARVTAYACLPQYPYSPFSEVVIEPPVDFQDRSEREARQHLQEVEEAARGAGVECTSQTSVHPSPYLGIIEAAESGGCDVIFMASHGRRGLGSLLIGSETQRVLTHTKIPVIVYR; the protein is encoded by the coding sequence ATGTTCAAGCACATCCTCGTTCCGACGGATGGTTCGGACCTGTCGAAGAAGGCGATCGACGGGGCGATCGATCTCGCCCAGGCCGTCGGCGCGCGCGTGACTGCGTACGCGTGCCTGCCGCAATATCCGTACTCGCCGTTTTCCGAAGTCGTGATCGAGCCGCCCGTGGACTTCCAGGACCGCAGCGAGCGCGAAGCGCGCCAGCATCTGCAGGAAGTCGAGGAGGCCGCGCGCGGTGCGGGTGTCGAATGCACGAGCCAGACGAGCGTGCATCCGTCGCCGTATCTGGGCATCATCGAAGCGGCCGAGTCGGGCGGCTGTGACGTGATCTTCATGGCGTCGCATGGGCGGCGGGGGCTCGGGAGTCTGCTGATCGGCAGCGAGACGCAGCGCGTGCTCACACATACGAAAATTCCCGTGATTGTGTATCGGTGA
- the aceA gene encoding isocitrate lyase, with the protein MTRNEQAQQLQQQWETDNRWKGIKRGFTADDVVRLRGSLQAEHTIARRGAEKLWNDMHEQPFVNALGALTGNQAMQQVKAGLKAIYLSGWQVAGDANVAGEMYPDQSLYPANSVPLVVKRINNTLTRADQIQWSEGKNPGDEGYIDYFAPIVADAEAGFGGVLNAFELMKAMIEAGAAGVHFEDQLASVKKCGHMGGKVLVPTRENVAKLTAARLAADVCGVPTVLIARTDAEAADLITSDVDDNDKPFLTGERTVEGFFRTKPGLEQAVSRGLAYAPYADLIWCETGKPDLEYAKKFAEAIHKQFPGKMLSYNCSPSFNWKKNLDDATIAKFQKELGAMGYKFQFITLAGFHALNYSMFNLAHGYARQQMSAFVELQQAEFAAAEKGFTAVKHQREVGTGYFDAVTQTVERDASTTALHGSTEDEQFFDNKKVA; encoded by the coding sequence ATGACGCGCAACGAACAGGCACAGCAGCTTCAACAGCAATGGGAAACGGACAACCGCTGGAAAGGCATCAAGCGCGGCTTCACGGCGGACGACGTGGTGCGCCTGCGTGGCTCGCTGCAAGCCGAACACACCATCGCCCGCCGCGGTGCTGAAAAGCTGTGGAATGACATGCACGAGCAGCCGTTCGTCAACGCGCTCGGCGCGCTGACGGGCAACCAGGCGATGCAGCAGGTCAAGGCCGGCCTGAAGGCGATCTATCTGTCGGGCTGGCAGGTCGCTGGCGACGCCAACGTGGCAGGCGAAATGTATCCTGACCAGTCGCTGTATCCGGCGAACTCGGTGCCGCTCGTCGTGAAGCGCATCAACAACACGCTCACACGCGCTGACCAGATTCAATGGTCGGAAGGCAAGAATCCCGGCGACGAAGGGTATATCGATTACTTCGCGCCGATCGTCGCGGACGCGGAAGCCGGTTTCGGCGGCGTGCTGAACGCGTTCGAACTGATGAAGGCGATGATCGAAGCGGGCGCGGCCGGTGTGCACTTCGAAGACCAGTTGGCGTCCGTCAAGAAATGCGGCCACATGGGCGGCAAGGTGCTCGTGCCCACCCGCGAAAACGTCGCGAAGCTGACGGCCGCGCGTCTGGCCGCCGACGTCTGCGGCGTGCCGACCGTGCTGATCGCCCGCACCGACGCGGAAGCCGCCGATCTGATCACGTCGGACGTCGATGACAACGACAAGCCGTTCCTCACGGGCGAACGCACGGTGGAAGGCTTCTTCCGCACCAAGCCGGGCCTCGAGCAAGCCGTATCGCGCGGTCTCGCCTATGCGCCGTACGCCGACCTGATCTGGTGCGAGACGGGCAAACCCGATCTCGAATACGCGAAGAAATTCGCCGAAGCGATCCACAAGCAGTTCCCCGGCAAGATGCTGTCGTACAACTGCTCGCCGTCGTTCAACTGGAAGAAGAACCTCGACGACGCGACGATCGCCAAGTTCCAGAAGGAACTCGGCGCGATGGGCTACAAGTTCCAGTTCATCACGCTGGCGGGCTTCCACGCGCTGAACTACTCGATGTTCAACCTCGCCCACGGCTATGCGCGCCAGCAGATGAGCGCGTTCGTCGAACTGCAGCAGGCCGAGTTCGCCGCCGCCGAAAAGGGCTTCACGGCCGTGAAACATCAGCGCGAAGTCGGTACGGGCTACTTCGACGCCGTCACGCAGACGGTTGAGCGCGATGCGTCGACGACGGCCCTGCACGGTTCGACGGAAGACGAACAGTTCTTCGACAACAAGAAGGTCGCCTGA
- a CDS encoding DEAD/DEAH box helicase has translation MTSSNTTSPLNAIAEQALGLDTPETAVQAVEAEGPTFAELGLSADIVSALTAAGYKTPTPVQQRAIPAGIAGRDLLVSSPTGSGKTAAFMLPAIERFAQLQKAQASQPREPRSDSAAGGRGRRPMPVARPGLLVLTPTRELAMQVTTAASTYGKHLKRLRTVSILGGVAYGQQLMLLAKNPEILVATPGRLLDHLERGRIDLSQLQMLVLDEADRMLDMGFIDDIETIVAATPATRQTMLFSATLDGKIGSLTGRLLKDPERIEIVQRMEQRTNIAQTVHYVDDRDHKDRLLDHLLRADGLDQAIVFTATKSDADSLAGRLADAGFESAALHGDLPQGARNRTIRALRERRVRVLVATDVAARGIDIPGITHVFNYDLPKFAEDYVHRIGRTGRAGRSGIAVSLVHHAEQGALKRIERFVRSPLPVNVVEGFEPRKSPPANGRGGFGGGRGRPGGGNGGRRFGSGGGKPGYAGSRDGNGGGYGAREGGNGGGFGAPREAGSGGGRSWGNKPAGGSREGGFGGGNREGGYRGGNREGGFSRDGGYGARRNDGPRNTRRGD, from the coding sequence ATGACTTCGAGCAATACCACCAGCCCGCTGAACGCCATCGCCGAACAAGCCCTCGGTCTCGACACGCCGGAAACGGCCGTGCAAGCCGTTGAAGCTGAAGGCCCGACGTTCGCTGAGCTGGGTCTGTCGGCGGATATCGTCTCTGCGCTGACGGCAGCCGGCTACAAGACGCCGACGCCCGTCCAGCAGCGCGCCATCCCCGCCGGCATCGCGGGCCGCGATCTGCTGGTCTCGAGCCCGACGGGTTCGGGCAAGACGGCGGCGTTCATGCTGCCCGCCATCGAGCGTTTCGCACAGCTGCAAAAAGCCCAGGCCAGCCAACCGCGCGAGCCGCGCAGCGACAGCGCCGCGGGTGGCCGTGGCCGCCGTCCGATGCCCGTCGCGCGTCCGGGCCTGCTCGTCCTCACGCCGACTCGCGAACTCGCGATGCAGGTGACGACGGCAGCGTCCACGTACGGCAAGCACCTCAAGCGCCTGCGCACCGTCAGCATTCTGGGCGGCGTCGCCTACGGCCAGCAGCTGATGCTGCTGGCGAAGAACCCCGAAATCCTGGTCGCCACGCCGGGCCGTCTGCTCGACCATCTGGAGCGCGGCCGCATCGACCTGTCGCAACTGCAGATGCTCGTGCTCGACGAAGCCGACCGCATGCTCGACATGGGCTTCATCGACGACATCGAGACGATCGTCGCCGCGACGCCCGCGACGCGTCAAACCATGCTGTTCTCGGCCACGCTCGACGGCAAGATCGGTTCGCTGACGGGCCGTCTGCTGAAGGATCCGGAGCGTATCGAGATCGTCCAGCGCATGGAACAGCGCACGAACATCGCGCAAACCGTGCACTACGTCGACGACCGCGATCACAAGGATCGTCTGCTCGACCATCTGCTGCGCGCCGACGGCCTCGACCAGGCCATCGTCTTCACGGCGACCAAGAGCGACGCCGACTCGCTGGCCGGCCGTCTGGCCGATGCCGGTTTCGAATCGGCTGCGCTGCACGGCGACCTGCCGCAAGGCGCGCGTAACCGCACGATCCGCGCGCTGCGCGAGCGCCGCGTGCGCGTGCTGGTGGCTACCGACGTCGCTGCGCGCGGCATCGACATCCCCGGCATCACCCACGTGTTCAACTACGACCTGCCGAAGTTCGCCGAAGACTACGTGCACCGTATCGGCCGTACGGGCCGCGCGGGCCGGTCGGGCATCGCGGTGAGCCTCGTGCATCACGCGGAACAGGGCGCGCTGAAGCGCATCGAGCGTTTCGTGCGTTCGCCGCTGCCCGTCAACGTCGTCGAAGGCTTCGAGCCGCGTAAGTCACCGCCGGCCAACGGTCGCGGCGGTTTCGGCGGCGGCCGTGGCCGTCCGGGCGGCGGCAATGGCGGCCGACGCTTCGGCAGCGGCGGCGGCAAGCCGGGCTACGCTGGTTCGCGTGACGGCAACGGCGGCGGCTATGGCGCCCGTGAAGGCGGTAATGGCGGCGGCTTCGGCGCGCCGCGCGAAGCCGGCAGCGGGGGTGGCCGCAGCTGGGGCAACAAGCCGGCAGGCGGTTCGCGTGAAGGCGGCTTCGGCGGCGGTAACCGCGAAGGCGGCTATCGCGGCGGCAATCGCGAAGGCGGTTTCTCGCGCGACGGCGGTTACGGCGCTCGCCGCAACGACGGCCCGCGCAACACGCGCCGCGGCGACTGA
- a CDS encoding acyl-CoA-binding protein, with amino-acid sequence MSDVDGLFAKAQEDVKQLPERPGNLTLLRLYALFKQATDGDVHGDKPGFTDIVGKYKYDAWAALQGTPQETARQQYVELVESLKNGTAA; translated from the coding sequence ATGAGCGACGTGGACGGTCTCTTCGCCAAGGCACAGGAAGACGTGAAGCAACTGCCGGAGCGTCCGGGCAATCTCACGCTGCTGCGCCTGTACGCGCTCTTCAAGCAGGCCACCGACGGCGACGTGCACGGCGACAAGCCCGGCTTTACGGATATCGTCGGCAAATACAAATACGACGCGTGGGCCGCGCTGCAGGGCACGCCGCAGGAAACCGCGCGCCAGCAATATGTCGAGCTGGTCGAGTCGCTGAAAAACGGCACGGCGGCCTGA
- the tsaB gene encoding tRNA (adenosine(37)-N6)-threonylcarbamoyltransferase complex dimerization subunit type 1 TsaB, whose protein sequence is MTKTVLLALDTSTEFCSVALLSAESADAASPAGPRAPASAPRVWTRHEATGAVSSARLLPAIRELFDEAGLALADCDAIGFGAGPGSFTGLRTATGVAQGLAFGLDCPVVPVGTLLACAESARLRDPSVTRVLAALDARMDEVYWADYAWDDGAGEWRTVHPASLGAPDALTLPDQPFTLAGNAAAAFGERLTAASAARSVDREAVPHALPVAFAALRAFRAGRTLPADQAAPEYIRDKVAQTTEERMAAKAAQVRAAAALTGQPGNESQPGKADQSGKTDKTGRSAQTAHDEGTR, encoded by the coding sequence ATGACGAAAACCGTGCTGCTTGCCCTCGATACTTCGACCGAATTCTGCTCGGTCGCACTCCTGTCCGCCGAATCCGCCGACGCTGCGTCACCGGCCGGTCCGCGCGCGCCTGCGTCCGCGCCGCGTGTGTGGACTCGCCACGAGGCGACGGGCGCGGTCTCCAGCGCACGGCTTCTTCCCGCGATCCGCGAACTGTTCGACGAAGCGGGCCTCGCGCTCGCCGATTGCGACGCGATCGGGTTCGGTGCTGGTCCCGGCTCGTTCACGGGTCTGCGCACCGCGACGGGCGTCGCGCAGGGCCTCGCGTTCGGGCTGGACTGCCCGGTGGTGCCCGTCGGCACGTTGCTCGCGTGTGCCGAAAGCGCGCGGCTGCGCGATCCGTCGGTGACGCGCGTGCTTGCCGCGCTCGACGCCCGCATGGACGAGGTCTATTGGGCCGACTACGCGTGGGACGACGGCGCGGGCGAATGGCGCACGGTTCATCCCGCGTCGCTTGGCGCGCCGGATGCGCTGACGTTGCCGGATCAGCCGTTCACGCTCGCGGGCAATGCCGCAGCTGCGTTCGGCGAGCGACTGACGGCGGCGTCGGCGGCGCGCAGCGTCGATCGGGAAGCCGTGCCGCACGCCTTGCCGGTTGCGTTCGCCGCGCTGCGGGCGTTCCGCGCGGGCCGCACGCTACCCGCCGACCAGGCCGCGCCGGAATACATCCGCGACAAGGTCGCGCAGACCACGGAAGAGCGCATGGCCGCGAAAGCGGCGCAAGTGCGGGCCGCGGCAGCGCTGACGGGTCAGCCGGGCAACGAGTCCCAGCCGGGTAAAGCAGATCAATCGGGTAAAACGGATAAAACGGGCCGGTCGGCCCAAACCGCGCACGACGAGGGCACGCGATGA
- the rimI gene encoding ribosomal protein S18-alanine N-acetyltransferase, which yields MSGVLLADRYMSPMTEGDLDEVAAVEKLAYEFPWSRGNFEDSLRNGYFGMCLRHVTGTLIGYCVLMPVVDEMHLLNLCVAPVAQHAGAGLALLREAVRITRGEKLAGMLLEVRPSNHRAIKLYERFGFTSIGRRKNYYPARHRSREDAIVMRFSFAKEGADGAA from the coding sequence ATGAGTGGTGTGTTGCTGGCGGACCGCTACATGTCGCCAATGACGGAGGGCGATCTCGATGAGGTCGCCGCCGTCGAAAAGCTCGCGTATGAATTTCCATGGAGCCGGGGCAACTTCGAAGACTCGCTACGCAACGGTTACTTTGGCATGTGCCTGCGGCACGTGACGGGTACGCTGATCGGCTATTGCGTGCTGATGCCCGTCGTCGATGAAATGCATCTGCTGAACCTGTGTGTCGCGCCCGTGGCGCAGCATGCGGGCGCGGGGCTCGCACTGCTGCGCGAAGCCGTGCGCATCACGCGCGGCGAGAAGCTCGCGGGCATGCTGCTCGAAGTGCGGCCGTCGAACCATCGCGCGATCAAGCTGTACGAGCGCTTTGGCTTCACGTCGATTGGCCGTCGCAAGAACTATTATCCGGCGCGGCATCGCAGCCGGGAGGACGCCATCGTCATGCGTTTCAGTTTCGCAAAGGAGGGCGCAGATGGCGCTGCATGA